A window of Thermosipho affectus contains these coding sequences:
- the rplW gene encoding 50S ribosomal protein L23: protein MKNYADIIIRPIVSEKAYYAREDRKYVFEVAKDANKPQIKEAIEKLFNVKVKKVNVVNVKPKPKRDLRRGAMAREGYTRSWKKAIVTLKEGYTIKELEGEH from the coding sequence ATGAAAAATTATGCAGATATAATCATTAGACCAATTGTAAGTGAAAAGGCATATTATGCAAGAGAAGATAGGAAGTATGTTTTTGAGGTTGCAAAGGATGCCAATAAACCACAAATAAAAGAGGCAATTGAAAAGTTGTTTAATGTGAAGGTAAAAAAAGTCAATGTTGTTAATGTTAAACCAAAACCAAAGAGAGATTTAAGAAGAGGAGCAATGGCTAGGGAAGGTTATACTAGATCGTGGAAAAAAGCTATAGTGACACTTAAAGAAGGTTATACAATTAAAGAATTAGAAGGAGAACATTAA
- the rplP gene encoding 50S ribosomal protein L16, translating to MLMPKRVKYRKQHRGRMKGKAKGGALVAFGEYGLKALEPHWITAQQIEACRIAITRTLKKSGKLWIRIFPDKSYTKHPAESKLGKGKGNVEGWVAVVKPGRIMFEIGGVSEELAREALEYAATKLPIRTKIVKRHEIGGEAV from the coding sequence ATGTTGATGCCAAAGAGAGTAAAGTACAGAAAACAGCATAGGGGAAGAATGAAGGGTAAAGCAAAAGGTGGAGCATTAGTTGCATTTGGTGAATATGGTTTGAAAGCGCTTGAACCTCATTGGATTACTGCACAACAGATTGAAGCATGTAGAATTGCTATTACGAGGACTTTGAAAAAGTCAGGAAAGTTATGGATTAGGATTTTTCCAGATAAATCGTATACAAAACACCCGGCAGAGAGTAAGCTTGGAAAGGGAAAAGGTAACGTTGAAGGATGGGTAGCAGTAGTGAAACCTGGGAGGATAATGTTTGAGATTGGTGGAGTAAGTGAAGAATTAGCAAGAGAAGCACTTGAATATGCTGCAACAAAACTTCCAATTAGAACAAAAATAGTAAAAAGACATGAGATAGGTGGTGAAGCAGTATGA
- the tuf gene encoding elongation factor Tu, whose product MAKEKFVRSKPHLNVGTIGHIDHGKTTLTAAITKYLSLFGRADYTPYEQIDKAPEEKERGITINIAHIEYETDNRHYAHIDCPGHADYIKNMITGAAQMDGAILVVAATDGPMPQTREHVLLARQVNVPAMIVFINKTDMVDDEELIDLVEMEVRELLNKYEFPGDDLPVIRGSALKAVEASNDPNDAAYAPIKELLDTMDEYFPEPQRETDKPFLMPVEDVFSITGRGTVVTGRIERGVIKPGDEVEIVGMSYEVNKTVVTSVEMFRKILDEGLAGDNVGCLLRGVDKDEVERGQVLAKPGSITPHTTFKAQVYVLKKEEGGRHTPFQKGYKPQFFIRTADVTGELIDFPAGVEMVMPGDNVEMTIKLIYPVAIEEGMRFAIREGGRTVGAGVVTAIVE is encoded by the coding sequence ATGGCAAAAGAAAAGTTTGTGAGAAGTAAACCACACCTTAATGTTGGTACGATTGGACATATTGACCACGGAAAAACAACATTAACAGCAGCTATAACAAAGTACTTGTCTTTGTTTGGAAGAGCAGATTATACACCATATGAACAAATCGATAAAGCTCCAGAAGAAAAAGAAAGAGGAATTACAATTAACATTGCACACATTGAATACGAAACAGACAACAGACACTACGCACACATTGACTGTCCAGGCCACGCTGACTATATTAAAAACATGATTACTGGTGCAGCTCAAATGGATGGTGCTATTCTTGTTGTTGCAGCAACTGATGGACCAATGCCACAAACAAGAGAACACGTTCTTCTCGCAAGACAGGTTAATGTTCCTGCAATGATTGTTTTCATTAACAAAACGGATATGGTTGATGATGAAGAATTGATTGATCTTGTTGAAATGGAAGTAAGGGAACTTCTTAATAAATACGAATTTCCAGGTGACGATCTTCCAGTAATAAGAGGTTCTGCTCTTAAAGCAGTTGAGGCATCTAATGATCCTAATGATGCTGCATATGCACCAATTAAAGAGCTTCTTGATACTATGGACGAATACTTCCCAGAACCACAAAGGGAAACAGATAAACCATTCTTGATGCCAGTTGAAGACGTATTTTCTATTACAGGAAGAGGTACGGTTGTTACTGGAAGAATCGAACGTGGTGTTATCAAACCCGGTGATGAAGTAGAAATCGTAGGAATGAGTTACGAAGTAAATAAAACAGTTGTTACAAGTGTTGAAATGTTTAGAAAGATCCTTGATGAAGGTCTTGCAGGTGACAACGTTGGATGTTTGTTAAGAGGTGTTGACAAAGATGAAGTAGAAAGAGGACAAGTTCTTGCAAAACCAGGATCAATAACACCACATACAACATTTAAAGCACAAGTTTACGTTCTAAAGAAAGAAGAAGGCGGAAGACATACACCATTCCAAAAAGGATACAAACCGCAATTCTTTATCAGAACAGCTGACGTAACAGGTGAATTAATTGACTTCCCTGCAGGTGTAGAAATGGTTATGCCTGGAGATAACGTAGAAATGACAATTAAACTTATCTACCCTGTTGCTATTGAAGAAGGAATGAGATTTGCTATCCGTGAAGGTGGAAGAACAGTCGGTGCAGGTGTTGTAACAGCAATTGTTGAGTAA
- the fusA gene encoding elongation factor G — MKEIQAIYVDLKKLRNIGIMAHIDAGKTTTTERILFYTGRKHNIGSVDDGTATMDWMVQEKERGITIVSAATTCMWKGHRINIIDTPGHVDFTIEVERALRVLDGAVAVFDAAAGVEPQSETVWRQADKYNVPRIAFMNKMDKLGADFEMSVESMVKRLRANPIPVQMPMGAEDSFEGVIDLIEMKAIRWIDEKGTEMVYEEIPEKYLAKAEEMREELLEKVAELDDDIMVMYLEGEEISNDLIKKALRKATIENKATPVFCGSAKMNRGVQPLLDGILEYLPSPLDVPPVKGWDQNGETIDIVPDENEPFTALAFKIQADPYVGKLTFFRVYSGRLEKGSYVYNSTKGKKERISRLIFMHADKREDVEYVRAGDIVAAIGLKDTKTGDTLCDEKRPVILEKMEFPEPVISIAVEPETKKDQDKLSRALTLLSDEDPSFRAYVEPETGETIISGMGELHLEIIVDRLKREFNTNVRVGQPQVAYRETIQVPAEAEGKYIRQSGGRGQYGHVVMRFEPIDLSKTFEFEDKIVGGVIPKEYIPAVEEGVREAAQSGYIGGYPMVGIKAILLDGSYHEVDSSEMAFKIAASMAFKEAVKKAKPILLEPIMKVEITTPEEYMGNIIADLNSRRAHVETLESRGHLRIIKALVPLSEMFGYATDLRSLSQGRATYTMVLERYAKVPDKIAEKIISK, encoded by the coding sequence ATGAAGGAGATACAGGCGATATACGTTGACTTGAAAAAACTAAGAAACATAGGTATTATGGCCCATATTGATGCAGGTAAGACGACGACTACCGAAAGAATTCTTTTCTATACAGGTAGAAAGCATAATATTGGTAGTGTGGATGATGGTACTGCAACAATGGATTGGATGGTTCAAGAAAAGGAAAGGGGTATTACCATTGTTTCTGCTGCAACAACATGTATGTGGAAGGGCCATCGTATTAACATAATTGATACTCCGGGACACGTTGACTTTACCATTGAAGTAGAAAGGGCGTTAAGGGTACTTGACGGAGCTGTTGCCGTTTTTGATGCTGCTGCAGGTGTTGAACCGCAGTCAGAAACTGTTTGGAGGCAAGCAGATAAATACAATGTACCACGTATTGCGTTTATGAATAAGATGGATAAATTAGGTGCAGATTTTGAAATGTCTGTTGAAAGTATGGTAAAAAGACTTAGGGCAAATCCAATTCCTGTTCAAATGCCTATGGGAGCAGAGGATTCGTTTGAAGGGGTAATAGATCTAATTGAAATGAAAGCCATAAGATGGATTGATGAAAAGGGCACAGAAATGGTTTATGAAGAAATTCCCGAAAAATATTTGGCTAAAGCTGAAGAGATGAGAGAGGAATTACTTGAAAAAGTGGCAGAACTTGATGATGATATAATGGTCATGTATTTAGAGGGCGAGGAGATTTCAAATGATTTAATAAAGAAAGCATTAAGGAAGGCTACAATTGAAAATAAAGCTACACCTGTATTTTGTGGCTCTGCAAAAATGAACAGAGGTGTTCAACCTTTATTAGATGGAATTTTGGAATATTTGCCATCGCCACTTGATGTGCCACCTGTTAAAGGCTGGGATCAAAATGGAGAAACAATAGACATAGTTCCAGATGAAAACGAACCATTTACAGCCCTTGCTTTTAAAATACAAGCGGATCCATATGTAGGTAAATTAACATTTTTTAGAGTTTACAGTGGAAGGCTTGAAAAGGGTAGTTATGTGTATAATTCAACAAAAGGAAAAAAAGAAAGAATTTCAAGATTAATATTTATGCATGCCGATAAAAGAGAAGATGTAGAGTATGTAAGAGCGGGTGATATCGTAGCAGCAATTGGTTTAAAAGATACAAAAACAGGAGATACATTATGCGATGAGAAGAGACCTGTTATTTTGGAAAAGATGGAATTCCCAGAGCCTGTTATTTCTATAGCGGTAGAACCGGAAACGAAAAAAGATCAGGATAAGTTATCAAGGGCTTTAACATTGTTAAGTGATGAAGATCCTTCATTTAGAGCATATGTTGAGCCTGAAACAGGTGAAACTATTATTTCAGGTATGGGTGAGTTGCACCTTGAAATAATTGTAGATAGATTAAAACGTGAATTTAACACGAATGTGAGAGTAGGTCAGCCGCAAGTTGCCTACAGGGAAACTATTCAAGTTCCCGCTGAAGCTGAAGGAAAATATATAAGACAAAGCGGCGGAAGAGGGCAATACGGACATGTTGTAATGAGATTTGAACCTATTGATTTGAGTAAGACTTTTGAATTTGAAGATAAGATTGTCGGCGGAGTTATACCAAAGGAATATATTCCTGCAGTTGAAGAAGGTGTAAGAGAAGCAGCTCAAAGTGGATATATTGGTGGATATCCAATGGTAGGAATAAAGGCGATATTACTCGATGGTTCATACCACGAAGTTGATTCGTCCGAGATGGCATTTAAGATTGCAGCAAGTATGGCATTTAAAGAGGCTGTGAAAAAGGCAAAACCAATTTTACTTGAACCTATAATGAAAGTTGAAATTACTACTCCAGAAGAGTATATGGGAAATATAATAGCAGACCTTAATTCGAGACGTGCACATGTGGAAACATTGGAATCAAGAGGACATTTAAGAATCATAAAGGCTTTGGTGCCGCTTTCCGAGATGTTTGGTTATGCAACTGATTTAAGGTCGTTATCGCAAGGTAGGGCAACTTATACGATGGTACTTGAAAGATATGCAAAAGTTCCTGATAAGATTGCTGAAAAAATAATTTCAAAATAA
- the rplC gene encoding 50S ribosomal protein L3: MKMIIGRKLGMTRVFVGDKVVPVTVIKAGPCFVVQKKTVETDGYNAIQLGFEEAKKVNKPMEGVFKKAGVKPLKVLKEFRVDNPENFDLGQEIKVDIFSEGDKIDITGWSKGRGFAGAMKRWGFRGGPKSHGAKFHRELGSVGQHSEPARIFKGKKMPGQYGNERVTILNSEVVKIDVENNLIAVKGGVPGARGGLVLIRSAKRG, translated from the coding sequence ATGAAAATGATTATTGGAAGAAAATTGGGAATGACACGAGTTTTCGTAGGTGATAAGGTTGTTCCTGTTACTGTGATTAAAGCTGGACCATGTTTTGTAGTGCAAAAGAAAACCGTTGAAACAGATGGTTACAATGCTATACAATTGGGATTTGAAGAAGCAAAGAAGGTAAATAAACCTATGGAAGGTGTTTTCAAAAAAGCAGGAGTAAAACCATTAAAAGTCTTGAAAGAATTCAGAGTAGATAATCCCGAAAATTTTGATTTGGGTCAAGAAATAAAGGTTGATATTTTTTCAGAAGGTGATAAGATAGATATTACAGGATGGTCAAAAGGTAGAGGATTTGCTGGTGCTATGAAAAGATGGGGCTTTAGAGGAGGTCCAAAGTCTCACGGCGCGAAATTCCATAGAGAGTTAGGTTCAGTTGGTCAACACTCAGAGCCTGCAAGAATTTTCAAAGGTAAAAAGATGCCGGGACAATATGGTAACGAACGCGTAACAATTTTGAATTCAGAAGTTGTTAAAATAGATGTTGAGAACAATTTAATAGCGGTTAAAGGTGGCGTCCCAGGAGCGAGAGGCGGCCTTGTCCTCATTAGATCTGCAAAGAGAGGATAA
- a CDS encoding RluA family pseudouridine synthase, whose product MIVTEKNYYSRLDKFLRKELKNLPLSAIYKLIRKGKIIVNGKKIKDPSYKLEVGDEININEDTSKYNREKNNQIIPIKMEFDIIYEDESILIINKPAGIPIHPGKGTHIATLIEGLMYLGKKKDFTPYLVHRLDKHTSGVFIVAKNVNSAREISDIISSRNIKKKYVTLCIGNPKRTEKIEIPLDSKYAKTIYNKKKTFKTDLGYFSLLDVEIKTGRKHQIRKHLSLIGYPVVGDNLYGNKKLNREFKRKYGLKRYFLHCSEMTFVYKNKKIRAIAPLAKDLQETLKALKMEE is encoded by the coding sequence ATGATAGTAACAGAAAAAAATTATTATTCCAGATTGGACAAATTTCTAAGAAAAGAACTTAAAAATTTACCCTTGAGCGCCATTTACAAATTAATAAGAAAAGGAAAGATAATAGTTAACGGAAAAAAAATTAAAGATCCATCTTACAAACTTGAAGTTGGAGATGAGATAAACATTAACGAAGATACTTCTAAATACAATAGAGAAAAAAACAATCAAATCATTCCAATAAAAATGGAATTTGATATCATATACGAAGATGAAAGTATTTTAATAATAAACAAACCCGCTGGTATACCAATCCATCCAGGAAAAGGTACACATATTGCTACGCTAATTGAGGGATTAATGTATTTAGGCAAAAAGAAAGATTTTACACCTTACCTCGTCCATAGATTAGATAAACACACATCAGGAGTTTTCATTGTGGCAAAAAACGTTAATAGTGCAAGAGAAATTAGTGATATAATTTCTTCAAGAAATATAAAGAAAAAATATGTTACACTCTGTATAGGTAACCCTAAAAGGACCGAAAAAATAGAAATACCACTTGATAGTAAATATGCAAAAACCATATACAACAAGAAAAAAACATTCAAAACTGATCTTGGCTATTTCTCGCTATTGGATGTGGAAATTAAAACCGGAAGAAAACACCAAATCAGAAAACACTTGAGTTTAATAGGTTATCCAGTTGTAGGTGATAACCTTTATGGTAACAAAAAATTAAATAGAGAATTTAAAAGAAAATATGGACTAAAGCGATATTTTTTACACTGTAGTGAAATGACATTTGTCTATAAAAATAAAAAAATCAGGGCAATAGCCCCTCTTGCAAAAGACCTACAAGAAACTTTAAAAGCCTTAAAAATGGAGGAATAA
- the rpsS gene encoding 30S ribosomal protein S19: MGRSTKKGPYVDPKLLKKIRQLNEAGEKKIVKTWSRASMIVPEMVGHTIAVYNGLKHIPVYITENMVGHRLGEFSFTRRFGGHADKSASKGQVKK, from the coding sequence ATGGGTAGGTCCACGAAAAAGGGACCTTATGTAGATCCCAAATTATTAAAGAAAATAAGACAGTTGAACGAAGCAGGAGAAAAAAAGATAGTAAAAACATGGAGTAGGGCAAGTATGATAGTACCAGAAATGGTTGGGCATACAATAGCAGTTTACAATGGATTAAAACATATCCCGGTTTATATTACGGAAAATATGGTAGGACACAGATTGGGAGAATTTTCCTTTACCAGAAGATTTGGAGGGCACGCAGATAAGTCAGCAAGTAAGGGTCAGGTTAAAAAGTGA
- the rpmC gene encoding 50S ribosomal protein L29 translates to MKAAELRNLTNEELMNLLEEKKRTLMNLRFQNVLGQLNDYSQISKTRKDIARIKTILRERELGVRR, encoded by the coding sequence ATGAAGGCTGCTGAACTTAGAAATCTTACAAATGAAGAATTAATGAATTTGTTAGAGGAAAAGAAAAGAACTCTCATGAACTTGAGGTTTCAGAATGTACTAGGTCAACTAAATGATTATAGTCAGATATCAAAGACTAGAAAAGATATAGCAAGAATCAAAACAATTCTCAGGGAAAGAGAATTGGGTGTAAGGAGGTAA
- the rpsC gene encoding 30S ribosomal protein S3 produces MGQKVHPRGFRLGITTDWQATWFNEKNYKEYLLEDEEIRKVIKSKYSHAGISEIVIERPDSERVIAIIKTARPGIIIGKKGAEITELRKELETRFNRRFIVNVEEIKLPEVDAQLVAENIANRIEKRASYKVVMKRAIFNAMRKGAKGIKIMVSGRLAGAEIARTEWYLKGRLPLQTIRSIIDYGTARAETKYGTIGIKVWIYKGDADI; encoded by the coding sequence GTGGGTCAAAAAGTTCATCCACGTGGCTTTAGGCTCGGGATAACAACTGATTGGCAAGCAACTTGGTTCAACGAAAAAAATTACAAAGAATATTTGTTAGAAGATGAAGAAATAAGAAAGGTAATAAAATCAAAATACTCTCACGCAGGAATTAGCGAAATAGTAATTGAAAGACCAGATTCAGAGAGAGTTATTGCGATTATAAAGACGGCAAGACCTGGTATAATAATAGGTAAAAAAGGTGCAGAAATCACTGAATTAAGGAAAGAGTTGGAGACAAGATTCAATAGGAGATTTATTGTAAATGTTGAGGAAATAAAATTACCTGAAGTGGATGCACAGCTTGTTGCGGAAAATATCGCAAATAGAATTGAAAAACGTGCTTCGTATAAAGTCGTTATGAAAAGGGCAATATTTAACGCAATGAGAAAAGGTGCAAAAGGTATAAAAATAATGGTTTCTGGAAGATTAGCAGGTGCTGAAATTGCAAGAACAGAATGGTATTTGAAAGGAAGATTACCACTTCAAACGATTAGATCTATAATAGATTATGGGACTGCGAGAGCAGAAACAAAATACGGTACGATAGGTATAAAAGTATGGATTTATAAAGGCGACGCCGATATCTGA
- the rpsJ gene encoding 30S ribosomal protein S10: protein MPGQKIRIRLKAYDHKLLDESAKKIVEVVKQTNAKVSGPVPLPTERTLYVVLRSPLKHKDSREQFEKRVHKRMIDILEPSPKTIDALMKINLPAGVDVEINL, encoded by the coding sequence ATGCCAGGACAGAAGATAAGAATTAGGTTGAAGGCATATGATCATAAACTTCTTGATGAGTCTGCAAAAAAAATAGTGGAAGTTGTAAAACAAACAAATGCAAAGGTTTCTGGACCAGTACCTTTGCCAACGGAAAGAACTTTATATGTTGTCTTAAGATCTCCTTTGAAACATAAAGATTCAAGGGAACAATTTGAAAAAAGAGTACACAAGAGAATGATTGATATATTAGAACCATCACCAAAAACTATTGATGCGCTTATGAAAATAAATCTTCCTGCTGGAGTTGACGTTGAAATCAACTTGTGA
- the rplD gene encoding 50S ribosomal protein L4, with the protein MAKVDLFNIKGENIGTIELKDEVFSIEPNQDVMWRYIDMQLTNARAGTASTKTRGEVSGGGRKPWIQKHTGRARQGSIRAPHWRHGGVAHGPKPKVYFKRLNKKMKRLALKSALSLRLKENNLVVVDDIKFEKPRTKDLTEVLKNLGLENQKVLIVLPKKENKYENVKISGRNIPGIKVLIADNPGVDRVNIDGLNVYDILNHDKLVLLQSTVQKIEEVLG; encoded by the coding sequence ATGGCAAAAGTTGATTTGTTTAATATCAAAGGTGAAAACATTGGTACAATTGAATTAAAAGATGAGGTTTTTTCAATTGAACCAAACCAAGATGTTATGTGGCGTTATATTGACATGCAACTTACAAACGCAAGAGCGGGGACTGCGTCAACGAAGACTCGTGGAGAGGTTTCCGGTGGAGGAAGAAAACCATGGATTCAAAAGCACACGGGAAGGGCAAGACAAGGTTCTATAAGAGCACCTCATTGGAGACACGGTGGAGTTGCACATGGTCCAAAGCCCAAAGTTTATTTTAAAAGGTTAAATAAGAAAATGAAAAGGCTTGCTTTAAAATCAGCTTTGTCCTTGAGATTAAAAGAGAATAATCTAGTTGTAGTTGATGATATTAAGTTTGAAAAGCCTAGAACAAAAGACTTGACGGAAGTTTTGAAGAATTTGGGACTTGAAAATCAAAAAGTTTTAATTGTTCTTCCTAAAAAAGAGAATAAATACGAGAATGTAAAAATTTCTGGACGAAATATTCCTGGGATTAAAGTATTAATTGCGGACAATCCAGGAGTCGATAGAGTTAATATCGATGGGTTGAATGTATACGATATTTTAAATCATGATAAGCTTGTGCTCCTCCAAAGTACTGTCCAGAAGATTGAGGAGGTGCTGGGATAA
- the rplB gene encoding 50S ribosomal protein L2: protein MGLKRFKPTSPARRQMIIPDFSEITKKEPERSLVVPLKKTGGRNNYGRITVRFRGGGHKRRYRIIDFKRNKVGVPARVVSIEYDPNRTARIALLVYADGEKRYILAPQGLNVGDTIMNGPDAEIKPGNALPLENIPVGTVIHNVEFIPGKGGQIARSAGTSCQLMAKEGKYALLKMPSGELRKVPVKCYATIGVVGNEEHKNEVDGKAGRVRWKGRKPHVRGVAMNPVDHPHGGGEGRGKGHHPQSPWGQLAKGYKTRRGKKASDKLIVRRRNG from the coding sequence ATGGGTCTTAAAAGATTTAAACCAACAAGCCCTGCTCGTAGACAGATGATAATACCAGATTTTTCTGAGATAACAAAAAAAGAACCAGAAAGATCATTGGTTGTTCCACTTAAAAAAACGGGTGGAAGAAACAATTATGGTAGAATTACTGTTAGGTTTAGAGGTGGCGGCCATAAGAGAAGATATAGGATAATAGATTTTAAAAGAAATAAAGTTGGTGTGCCTGCGAGAGTAGTATCAATAGAATATGATCCAAACAGAACAGCTAGAATAGCTTTACTTGTATATGCTGATGGTGAAAAAAGATATATATTGGCTCCACAAGGGTTGAATGTTGGCGATACAATTATGAATGGTCCGGATGCAGAAATTAAACCTGGAAATGCTTTGCCACTTGAAAATATTCCCGTTGGTACGGTTATTCACAATGTGGAATTTATACCTGGAAAAGGTGGACAAATTGCACGTTCGGCAGGAACATCGTGTCAATTAATGGCAAAAGAAGGTAAATATGCGTTGTTAAAGATGCCTTCAGGGGAATTAAGAAAAGTTCCAGTAAAATGTTATGCAACTATTGGTGTTGTTGGCAATGAAGAACACAAGAATGAAGTAGATGGTAAAGCAGGTAGGGTTAGATGGAAAGGTAGAAAGCCACATGTAAGAGGGGTTGCAATGAATCCAGTTGATCACCCACATGGTGGAGGTGAAGGTAGAGGAAAAGGCCACCATCCACAAAGTCCATGGGGTCAATTGGCAAAAGGATACAAAACAAGAAGAGGTAAAAAAGCATCAGATAAATTGATTGTTAGAAGAAGAAATGGTTGA
- the rplV gene encoding 50S ribosomal protein L22, which produces MQVLIKRNGMKRSKFHRARKEKLASMPVYEAKAVAKYIRISPRKARSVANSIKGKNVSEAFTILEFSPKKAARIIKNVLKSAVANAVNNHGLNEENLYVYTCYVNDGPRMKRLWPRGRGSADIIQKRMSHITVIVRDREAEKAAIDEKK; this is translated from the coding sequence ATGCAAGTTCTCATAAAGAGAAATGGAATGAAACGTTCTAAATTTCATAGAGCAAGGAAAGAAAAATTAGCATCGATGCCCGTCTATGAAGCAAAGGCTGTTGCAAAGTATATAAGAATTTCACCTAGAAAAGCTAGAAGTGTTGCAAATTCAATAAAAGGGAAAAATGTTTCAGAAGCGTTTACAATTCTTGAATTTTCTCCTAAAAAAGCTGCACGAATAATAAAAAATGTGTTAAAATCAGCAGTAGCGAATGCAGTTAATAATCACGGATTAAATGAAGAAAATTTGTACGTTTACACCTGTTATGTAAACGATGGTCCTAGAATGAAAAGACTTTGGCCAAGGGGAAGAGGAAGCGCGGACATAATACAAAAGAGGATGTCTCATATAACAGTAATAGTTAGAGATAGGGAAGCCGAGAAGGCTGCAATTGATGAAAAGAAATAG
- the rpsQ gene encoding 30S ribosomal protein S17, which produces MPKKRLVGEVVSDKMDKTVVVSVSTLVKHPRVGKYIKRTKKYYAHDENNECRVGDTVEIIESRPLSKLKRWKVLRIIERSVFTEEVEDAEGGSNNDNQ; this is translated from the coding sequence ATGCCAAAGAAAAGACTTGTAGGTGAAGTTGTAAGCGATAAGATGGATAAGACGGTTGTTGTTTCCGTTAGTACGTTGGTAAAACACCCGAGAGTGGGTAAATATATAAAGAGGACAAAAAAATATTATGCGCATGATGAAAATAACGAATGCAGAGTAGGAGATACCGTTGAAATTATTGAGTCAAGACCTTTGAGTAAGCTCAAAAGATGGAAAGTGTTGAGAATAATCGAAAGGTCTGTATTTACAGAAGAAGTAGAAGATGCGGAAGGAGGTAGTAACAATGATAATCAATGA
- the rpsG gene encoding 30S ribosomal protein S7 — MRRRRAEIRKVPPDPIYNDVLVSKLINRVMWDGKKSIAQKIVYKAMEILAEKTKKDPLDALHQAVENVRPIVEVRPRRVGGATYQVPIEVEEPRKTSLALRWIVEAARARKGKPMAEKLGEELVNAFNNTGTAIKKKEDVHRMAEANRAFAHFRW; from the coding sequence ATGAGAAGAAGAAGAGCGGAAATTAGAAAAGTTCCACCTGATCCAATTTATAATGATGTTTTGGTTTCAAAACTTATAAATAGAGTTATGTGGGACGGAAAAAAATCAATAGCTCAAAAGATAGTTTACAAAGCTATGGAAATTTTAGCGGAGAAGACGAAGAAAGATCCACTTGATGCTTTGCATCAAGCAGTAGAAAATGTCAGACCTATCGTTGAAGTAAGACCAAGAAGGGTTGGGGGTGCTACATATCAAGTGCCAATTGAAGTCGAAGAACCAAGGAAGACATCACTAGCATTAAGATGGATTGTTGAAGCGGCAAGAGCTAGAAAAGGAAAGCCAATGGCTGAAAAATTAGGTGAAGAATTGGTCAATGCTTTTAACAACACGGGAACGGCTATTAAGAAGAAAGAAGATGTTCACAGAATGGCAGAGGCAAACAGGGCATTTGCACACTTTAGATGGTAA
- the rpsL gene encoding 30S ribosomal protein S12 gives MPTINQLVRYGRKVIKEKSKSPALQGHPQKRGVCVRVSTMTPKKPNSALRKIARVRLSNGIEVTAYIPGIGHNLQEHSVVLVRGGRVKDLPGIRYKIIRGALDAAGVENRKQSRSKYGAKRPKK, from the coding sequence ATGCCTACAATTAATCAGTTGGTAAGGTATGGAAGAAAAGTAATTAAGGAAAAATCAAAATCTCCAGCGTTACAAGGGCACCCACAAAAAAGAGGAGTTTGCGTAAGGGTATCGACAATGACCCCGAAAAAGCCAAATTCAGCTCTTAGAAAAATTGCAAGGGTTAGATTGAGCAATGGGATAGAAGTGACTGCGTATATTCCAGGTATAGGACATAACTTGCAAGAACACTCAGTTGTGTTGGTTAGAGGTGGAAGGGTAAAAGACTTGCCAGGTATTAGGTATAAAATCATAAGGGGTGCATTGGATGCAGCAGGTGTTGAGAACAGAAAACAATCAAGAAGTAAGTATGGTGCAAAGAGACCTAAGAAATAA